In Herbaspirillum seropedicae, a single window of DNA contains:
- a CDS encoding Pr6Pr family membrane protein — protein sequence MNHEQFPDPESLDSFAERLYPERRQSSAARALACLIASISWFAFVAQTDITISRLLARGGGVLDGLDRLTMYLTNLTILMSALCFTSLALSLKTPLSRFFRQPAVITAVVTYLAFVGIAYNLLLRQLWTPTGFRALVNESLHTVVPLLAIVYWIFFVPVFQASWRKALLWLAYPLGYLFITLWRGALSGFYPYPFIDVNALGYLRVAVNASLLLVGFLGLMALFIAVNRSGKPVLLRKQD from the coding sequence ATGAACCACGAACAGTTCCCCGATCCGGAATCGCTGGATTCCTTTGCCGAGCGCCTCTATCCCGAGCGCCGCCAGTCCAGCGCGGCGCGCGCCCTGGCATGTCTGATCGCTTCCATCAGCTGGTTCGCCTTCGTGGCGCAGACCGATATCACCATCTCACGCCTGCTGGCGCGCGGCGGCGGTGTGCTGGATGGGCTGGACCGGCTGACGATGTACCTCACCAACCTGACCATCCTGATGAGCGCCCTGTGCTTTACCTCGCTGGCCCTGTCGCTGAAGACGCCGCTGAGCCGCTTCTTCCGTCAGCCAGCAGTGATCACGGCGGTGGTGACCTACCTGGCCTTCGTCGGCATCGCCTACAACCTGCTGCTGCGACAGCTGTGGACGCCCACCGGCTTCCGGGCGCTGGTCAATGAAAGCCTGCATACGGTGGTGCCGCTGCTGGCCATTGTCTATTGGATTTTCTTCGTGCCAGTGTTCCAGGCCTCGTGGCGCAAGGCGCTGCTATGGCTGGCCTATCCGCTGGGCTACCTGTTCATCACGCTGTGGCGCGGGGCGCTGTCGGGCTTCTACCCCTACCCCTTCATCGACGTCAATGCGCTGGGCTACCTGCGCGTGGCGGTCAATGCCAGCCTGTTGCTGGTCGGCTTCCTGGGACTCATGGCCCTGTTCATCGCGGTGAACCGCTCGGGCAAGCCGGTCCTGCTGCGCAAGCAGGATTGA
- a CDS encoding copper-binding protein codes for MLRLFPLLAALFLSMPAAQAQDSAPKVDGQIRKIDAAAGKLTIRHGEIANLQMPAMTMVFRAAPEIVGQAREGEQVRFTADRIDGALTVTSLEEKR; via the coding sequence ATGTTACGCCTCTTTCCCCTTCTGGCCGCCCTGTTCCTCAGCATGCCGGCGGCCCAGGCGCAAGACAGCGCCCCCAAGGTCGACGGCCAGATCCGCAAGATCGACGCCGCCGCCGGCAAGCTCACCATCCGCCACGGCGAGATTGCCAACCTGCAGATGCCGGCCATGACCATGGTGTTCCGGGCTGCGCCCGAGATCGTCGGCCAGGCGCGTGAAGGCGAGCAGGTCCGCTTCACGGCCGACCGCATCGATGGCGCGCTGACGGTCACCTCGCTGGAAGAGAAGCGCTGA
- a CDS encoding bactofilin family protein translates to MLRSESLFGKRETTSTNSPFSSASSNGSTSTPTGGNVTSVNKPAQYPSSVSTPAPAQAAAEESGSKLTVGPNIKVKGEIEDCDTLVVEGKVQATINCRVVQIAERGAFKGSAEIDLAEIRGEFDGELTVRQKLVIYASGKVTGKIRYGKLVIEEGGQLAGDLQVGGGHEQKELLQKTA, encoded by the coding sequence ATGCTTCGTTCAGAATCCCTCTTCGGCAAACGCGAAACCACTTCGACCAATTCTCCTTTCAGCAGCGCTTCCAGCAACGGCAGCACCTCTACTCCTACAGGTGGCAATGTGACCAGCGTGAACAAACCAGCCCAGTATCCCTCGTCGGTCTCCACTCCCGCTCCTGCGCAGGCGGCAGCGGAGGAGAGCGGCAGCAAGCTCACCGTGGGACCCAACATCAAGGTCAAGGGTGAGATCGAGGACTGCGACACCCTGGTGGTGGAAGGCAAGGTGCAGGCCACCATCAATTGCCGCGTCGTGCAGATCGCCGAGCGCGGCGCCTTCAAGGGTTCGGCCGAGATCGACCTGGCCGAGATCCGTGGCGAGTTCGATGGCGAGCTGACGGTGCGCCAGAAGCTGGTGATCTATGCCAGCGGCAAGGTCACGGGCAAGATCCGTTATGGCAAGCTGGTCATCGAAGAGGGTGGTCAACTGGCGGGCGACCTGCAGGTGGGCGGCGGTCACGAGCAGAAGGAGCTGCTGCAGAAGACGGCCTGA
- a CDS encoding chloride channel protein: protein MKHKRDYTADRRLPYLCAIALPIGLLSTGAAWLLLKLIALFTNLFYFQRLSLAASTPATHTLGWIAALLPIAGGLIVGLMARYGSDKIRGHGIPEAIEAILFGKSRMSPKVALLKPLSSGIVIGSGGPFGAEGPIIMTGGSIGSLLAQLLHLTAAERKTLLVAGACAGMTAIFGTPLAAVLLAVELLLFELKPRSLLPVALACAVAGFVRPWLVEAGPLFPLDVAAPTPVALLSCLVAGLASGVLAAALTLALYRIEDGFHRLRLHWMWWPALGGIAVGLGGLLQPRALGVGYDVIGDLLHQHMLLSAALALLLVKAVIWLLALGSGTSGGVLAPLLMLGAGLGLVLSPWLPGGSDGLWPLVCMAGVLGSVLGAPLTAIVFAFGLTHASQALLPLIATTAVAYGVNVLLMKRSIMTEKIARRGLHVHREYGVDPLERMHVEELMTAAPQTLAGALPAAEALAWCRAQEHVHRYYPVTDGVHLVGMLALRALEHADASQPCDTLAQGHEHYLLPHMSARSAAGMMARLGVARLPVVAGPERRKLVGVLSLSDLARASAAHAEEESVRERLLGG, encoded by the coding sequence ATGAAACATAAACGCGACTACACAGCCGACCGGCGGCTGCCCTACCTGTGCGCGATCGCCCTGCCGATCGGCCTGCTGTCCACCGGCGCGGCCTGGCTGCTGCTCAAGCTCATTGCGCTGTTCACCAATCTGTTCTATTTCCAGCGCCTGTCACTGGCCGCCAGCACGCCCGCCACCCATACACTGGGCTGGATCGCCGCCCTGCTGCCCATCGCCGGCGGGCTCATCGTGGGCCTGATGGCGCGCTATGGCAGCGACAAGATCCGCGGCCACGGCATTCCTGAAGCGATTGAAGCCATCCTCTTCGGCAAGAGCCGCATGTCGCCCAAGGTCGCGCTGCTCAAGCCCTTGTCATCGGGCATCGTGATCGGCAGTGGCGGACCCTTCGGTGCGGAAGGTCCGATCATCATGACGGGCGGCTCCATCGGCTCGCTGCTGGCGCAGTTGCTGCACCTGACCGCCGCCGAGCGCAAGACCTTGCTGGTGGCCGGCGCCTGCGCCGGCATGACGGCCATCTTCGGCACGCCGCTGGCGGCGGTGCTGCTGGCCGTCGAACTGCTGCTGTTCGAACTGAAGCCGCGCAGCCTCTTGCCGGTGGCGCTGGCGTGCGCGGTGGCCGGGTTCGTGCGGCCCTGGCTGGTGGAGGCAGGCCCCTTGTTTCCCCTGGACGTCGCTGCGCCCACCCCGGTGGCGCTGCTCTCCTGCCTGGTGGCCGGCCTGGCCAGCGGCGTGCTGGCCGCCGCCCTGACGCTGGCCCTGTATCGCATTGAAGATGGCTTCCACCGCCTGCGGCTGCACTGGATGTGGTGGCCGGCGCTGGGCGGCATTGCGGTGGGCCTGGGCGGCCTGTTGCAACCGCGCGCGCTGGGGGTGGGCTATGACGTCATCGGCGACCTGCTGCACCAGCATATGCTGCTGTCGGCGGCGCTGGCCCTGCTGTTGGTGAAGGCCGTGATCTGGCTGCTGGCGCTGGGCTCGGGCACCTCGGGCGGGGTATTGGCGCCGTTGCTGATGCTGGGCGCCGGCCTGGGGCTGGTGCTCTCGCCCTGGCTGCCGGGCGGGTCCGATGGCCTGTGGCCGCTGGTCTGCATGGCCGGGGTGCTGGGCAGTGTGCTGGGTGCGCCGTTGACGGCGATCGTCTTCGCCTTTGGCCTGACCCACGCCAGCCAGGCATTGCTGCCCCTCATCGCTACCACCGCCGTGGCCTATGGCGTGAATGTGCTGCTGATGAAACGCTCCATCATGACCGAGAAGATCGCCCGTCGCGGCCTGCACGTCCATCGTGAATATGGCGTCGATCCGCTCGAACGCATGCATGTGGAAGAGCTGATGACCGCCGCTCCGCAGACGCTGGCCGGCGCCCTGCCCGCCGCCGAGGCGCTGGCCTGGTGCCGGGCGCAGGAACATGTGCATCGCTATTATCCGGTCACCGATGGCGTGCACCTGGTGGGCATGCTGGCGCTGCGCGCGCTGGAACATGCCGATGCCTCCCAGCCCTGCGACACCCTTGCCCAGGGACATGAACACTATCTGCTGCCGCACATGAGCGCTCGCAGCGCAGCGGGGATGATGGCCCGCCTGGGCGTGGCGCGCCTGCCGGTGGTGGCAGGACCGGAGCGGCGCAAGCTGGTGGGCGTGCTATCCCTGTCGGACCTGGCCCGCGCCAGCGCCGCGCATGCCGAAGAAGAATCGGTCAGGGAAAGATTGCTGGGCGGTTAA
- a CDS encoding sulfonate ABC transporter substrate-binding protein — MPHDQAQRNKAIQTAVRSPRRRRLIAGAVTLGAAAAAGASLPAWVHAAAPRQLRVGYQKGALSLIRAHGVLEQRLAPLGATVKWVEFSAGPVQLEALGAGSIDFGDVGEAPPIFAQAAGTPLVYVGATVPRPYVEAVLVKDDSELQRPQQLKGKRIALNKGSNVHYFLVKLLEKHGLKYGDVTPVWLAPADARAAFERGAVDAWAIWEPYLAAAQQGLKARILADADGVVKNRAYYFSTRDYARDHADLLRIALEELGKIDAWAQARPDEYASELAGILGLPRSVLDVVVRRYHYGTLPITRAILDEQQQIADTFLDLRLIPRKISLLEAAPPWLA, encoded by the coding sequence ATGCCGCATGACCAAGCACAAAGAAACAAGGCCATCCAGACCGCCGTAAGGAGCCCACGCCGCCGCCGTCTCATCGCCGGCGCGGTGACGCTCGGGGCTGCTGCCGCCGCAGGGGCGAGCTTGCCCGCATGGGTGCATGCGGCTGCGCCCCGTCAGTTGCGGGTGGGCTATCAGAAAGGCGCGCTCAGCCTCATCCGCGCCCACGGCGTGCTGGAGCAGCGCCTGGCGCCCCTGGGGGCCACGGTGAAGTGGGTGGAATTCAGTGCCGGCCCGGTGCAGCTGGAGGCCTTGGGCGCGGGTTCGATCGACTTTGGTGATGTCGGAGAAGCGCCGCCCATCTTTGCGCAGGCGGCAGGCACGCCGCTGGTGTATGTGGGCGCGACGGTGCCGCGGCCTTACGTGGAAGCGGTGCTGGTGAAGGACGACAGCGAGCTGCAGCGACCGCAGCAGTTGAAGGGCAAGCGCATCGCCTTGAACAAGGGCTCCAATGTCCATTACTTCCTGGTCAAGCTGCTGGAAAAGCATGGCTTGAAATACGGCGACGTCACGCCGGTCTGGCTGGCTCCGGCGGATGCCCGCGCCGCTTTCGAGCGGGGCGCGGTCGACGCCTGGGCGATCTGGGAGCCCTACCTGGCCGCCGCCCAGCAGGGTTTGAAGGCGCGCATCCTGGCCGATGCCGACGGCGTGGTCAAGAATCGCGCCTACTATTTCTCGACCCGGGACTATGCCCGCGACCACGCCGACCTGCTGCGCATTGCACTGGAAGAGCTGGGCAAGATCGATGCATGGGCCCAGGCCCGGCCCGATGAATACGCCAGCGAGCTGGCCGGCATCCTGGGCTTGCCCAGGAGCGTGCTGGACGTGGTGGTGCGGCGTTATCACTATGGCACGCTGCCCATCACCCGCGCCATCCTCGACGAGCAGCAGCAGATCGCCGACACCTTCCTGGACCTTCGGCTCATTCCCCGCAAGATCAGCTTGCTGGAAGCTGCGCCGCCCTGGCTGGCGTGA
- the epsC gene encoding serine O-acetyltransferase EpsC, producing the protein MDTSNTPELSALVDTAGLGLSAVVAGLRTSREVTNKIRYRGEIRELPSREAMHKLLQHLQAALFPTHYGHTDLSDETIDYFVGSQLNTGLSILKEQVRRSLYFSSDLQEDAPLREQAARITRDFAHQLPAVRDVLVSDIQAAYHGDPAASSISEILLCYPGTTAIIYHRLAHALHQLGAPLLARLIADIAHSATGIDIHPAAQIGPSFFIDHGTGVVIGETTIIGRNVRLYQAVTLGAKRFPQEPDGSLVKGIPRHPIVEDDVVVYAGATLLGRITIGRGSVIGGNVWLTHSVPAGSNVSQAEMLSDCRQP; encoded by the coding sequence ATGGATACCTCGAACACCCCCGAATTGAGCGCCCTGGTCGACACGGCCGGACTGGGCCTGTCAGCCGTCGTGGCCGGGCTGCGTACCTCGCGCGAAGTGACCAACAAGATCCGCTATCGCGGCGAAATTCGCGAACTGCCCTCGCGCGAGGCCATGCACAAGCTGCTGCAACACCTGCAGGCAGCGCTGTTCCCCACGCATTACGGCCATACGGACCTGTCGGACGAGACCATTGATTATTTCGTCGGCAGCCAGTTGAATACTGGCCTGAGCATCCTGAAGGAGCAAGTGCGGCGCAGCCTCTACTTCAGCAGCGACCTGCAGGAAGATGCGCCCTTGCGCGAGCAGGCCGCCCGCATCACGCGCGACTTCGCGCACCAGTTGCCGGCCGTGCGCGACGTGCTGGTCAGCGATATCCAGGCGGCTTATCACGGCGACCCGGCAGCCTCGAGCATTTCGGAAATCCTGCTGTGCTATCCCGGCACGACGGCGATCATCTACCATCGCCTGGCGCACGCCCTGCATCAACTGGGCGCGCCCTTGCTGGCGCGGCTGATTGCCGATATCGCGCACTCGGCCACCGGCATCGACATTCATCCGGCTGCCCAGATCGGCCCCAGCTTCTTCATCGACCACGGCACTGGCGTGGTCATCGGCGAGACCACCATCATTGGCCGCAACGTGCGCCTGTACCAGGCGGTGACGCTGGGCGCCAAGCGTTTCCCGCAGGAACCGGATGGCTCGCTGGTCAAGGGCATTCCGCGCCATCCCATCGTGGAAGACGATGTGGTGGTCTATGCCGGCGCGACCCTGCTGGGCCGCATCACCATCGGCCGGGGCTCGGTGATCGGCGGCAACGTCTGGCTGACCCACAGCGTGCCGGCCGGCAGCAATGTCTCGCAGGCGGAGATGCTCAGCGACTGCCGCCAGCCCTGA
- a CDS encoding acid phosphatase — MSKHDDDIAGSQPASSDPTQPLQQPSRRRFLGGMAALGAGSALAGCATEGQGSAPPPSGNPAEAAALDRALREQVKTIVVIYAENRSFNNLFADFPGLEKPLSALKPSDYQQRDRDGSLLKQLPPAWSGVVNQEQTVEGVTYEAGKQYQTNLPNAPYALKGPQGEALPLGLVTRDLWHVFYQNQMQINGGKNDGFVAWADSGGLTMGHYADTRYHLRLWDVAREFVLCDNFFQGAFGGSFLNHQYLICATAPYYPNVMNSVSRTQVAKTKNNDPLSPELVPAEGSPTSALQGPPKFGPSALTPDGYAVNTMAPPYWPTWSRDRNNPAYAEPNQPSVLVPQTHEHIGDKLNKKGIDWAWYAGAWQATLDEFKDSKGIPKIPNFQYHHQPFNYFKNLGPENPAERNKRLRDGGLGDEARTNRFLADVEAGRLPPVTFYKPQGNLNLHAGYADIASGDRHIAHIIKSLQASPQWKNMVVVVTFDENGGWWDHVAPPKGDRWGPGTRVPALVVSPFARKGTVDHTVYDTASILRLITRTFDLEKLDGLKQRDEAMIARGQQPMGDLTNALQLKV; from the coding sequence ATGAGCAAGCACGACGACGATATCGCCGGCAGCCAGCCTGCGTCTTCCGATCCTACCCAGCCTTTGCAGCAACCCAGCCGCCGCCGCTTCCTGGGCGGCATGGCGGCCCTGGGCGCTGGCAGCGCGCTGGCCGGCTGCGCCACCGAGGGCCAGGGCAGCGCACCGCCGCCCAGCGGCAATCCGGCCGAGGCCGCCGCGCTGGACCGCGCCCTGCGCGAACAGGTCAAGACCATCGTGGTGATCTACGCCGAGAACCGCAGCTTCAACAACCTCTTCGCCGATTTCCCCGGCCTGGAAAAGCCGCTGTCTGCGCTCAAGCCCTCGGACTACCAGCAGCGTGACCGCGATGGCAGCCTGTTGAAGCAACTGCCCCCGGCCTGGAGCGGCGTGGTGAACCAGGAGCAGACCGTCGAAGGCGTGACCTACGAGGCCGGCAAGCAGTACCAGACCAACCTGCCCAACGCTCCCTACGCCCTCAAGGGCCCGCAAGGCGAAGCCCTGCCGCTGGGCCTGGTCACGCGCGACCTGTGGCATGTGTTCTACCAGAACCAGATGCAGATCAACGGCGGCAAGAACGATGGCTTCGTGGCCTGGGCCGATTCCGGCGGCCTCACCATGGGTCACTATGCCGACACCCGCTACCACCTGCGCCTGTGGGATGTGGCGCGCGAGTTCGTACTGTGCGACAACTTCTTCCAGGGCGCTTTCGGGGGCTCCTTCCTCAACCACCAGTACCTGATCTGCGCCACCGCGCCCTACTATCCCAACGTGATGAATTCGGTCTCGCGCACGCAAGTGGCCAAGACCAAGAACAATGACCCACTCTCGCCGGAACTGGTGCCCGCCGAAGGCAGCCCGACCAGCGCCCTGCAAGGCCCGCCCAAGTTCGGCCCCAGCGCGCTGACCCCGGACGGCTACGCCGTCAACACCATGGCCCCGCCGTACTGGCCGACCTGGAGCCGCGACCGCAACAACCCGGCCTATGCCGAACCGAACCAGCCCAGCGTGCTGGTGCCGCAGACGCACGAGCACATCGGCGACAAGCTCAACAAGAAAGGAATCGACTGGGCCTGGTATGCCGGCGCCTGGCAGGCCACGCTGGATGAATTCAAGGATTCCAAGGGCATCCCCAAGATCCCCAATTTCCAGTACCACCACCAGCCCTTCAACTACTTCAAGAACCTGGGTCCGGAAAACCCCGCCGAGCGCAACAAGCGCCTGCGCGACGGCGGCCTGGGTGATGAAGCCCGCACCAACCGCTTCCTGGCCGATGTCGAGGCCGGTCGCCTGCCGCCGGTGACCTTCTACAAGCCGCAGGGCAACCTCAACCTGCATGCCGGCTATGCCGACATCGCCTCCGGCGACCGTCACATCGCCCACATCATCAAGAGCCTGCAGGCCAGCCCGCAGTGGAAGAACATGGTGGTGGTCGTCACCTTCGACGAAAACGGCGGTTGGTGGGATCACGTCGCCCCGCCCAAGGGCGACCGCTGGGGTCCGGGCACGCGCGTACCGGCGCTGGTGGTCTCCCCCTTCGCGCGCAAGGGGACGGTGGACCACACGGTCTATGACACGGCGTCCATCCTGCGCCTGATCACCCGCACCTTCGACCTCGAGAAGCTGGACGGTCTCAAGCAGCGCGACGAGGCCATGATCGCGCGTGGGCAGCAGCCTATGGGGGATTTGACCAATGCGCTGCAATTGAAGGTCTGA
- the purU gene encoding formyltetrahydrofolate deformylase, with product MAHPEYILTLSCLDQRGIVHRVSGFLADHGCNIIDSAQFGDAQSKLFFMRVHFSSEDASVSDAALRADFGVLGDALQMNWQLHDAGKKPRVMLMVSKIGHCLNDLLFRYKSGLLPVEIPAIVSNHTDFYQLAASYNIPFHHLPLATGAPMEVKRAQEQRIMEIVEANQIDLVVLARYMQILSPEMCEALRGRAINIHHSFLPSFKGAKPYYQAHDRGVKLIGATAHFVTGDLDEGPIIEQGVERVDHSMGPDTLTAIGRDIECVVLARAVKWFTEHRILLNGHKTVIFN from the coding sequence ATGGCTCACCCGGAATATATCCTTACCTTGTCCTGCCTGGACCAGCGCGGCATCGTGCATCGCGTCTCGGGCTTCCTGGCCGATCACGGCTGCAACATCATCGACTCGGCGCAGTTTGGTGATGCGCAGTCCAAGCTGTTCTTCATGCGGGTGCATTTCTCTTCGGAGGATGCGTCGGTGAGTGACGCTGCCTTGCGTGCCGATTTTGGTGTGCTGGGTGATGCGTTGCAGATGAACTGGCAGTTGCATGATGCTGGCAAGAAGCCGCGTGTGATGCTGATGGTGTCCAAGATCGGTCACTGTCTGAACGATCTGCTGTTCCGTTACAAGAGCGGTCTGCTGCCGGTGGAGATTCCGGCGATCGTGTCCAATCATACGGATTTCTACCAACTGGCGGCGAGCTACAACATTCCCTTCCATCATCTGCCGCTGGCAACGGGCGCGCCGATGGAGGTCAAGCGGGCGCAGGAGCAGCGCATCATGGAAATCGTGGAGGCCAACCAGATCGATCTGGTGGTGCTGGCGCGTTATATGCAGATCCTGTCGCCTGAGATGTGCGAGGCTTTGCGCGGGCGGGCGATCAATATCCACCATTCCTTCCTGCCTAGCTTCAAGGGCGCCAAGCCTTATTACCAGGCGCATGATCGGGGGGTGAAACTCATCGGGGCGACTGCGCACTTTGTTACGGGCGACCTGGATGAAGGTCCGATCATCGAGCAAGGGGTGGAACGCGTGGATCATTCCATGGGGCCGGATACCTTGACTGCTATCGGGCGGGATATCGAGTGTGTTGTGCTGGCTCGGGCTGTTAAGTGGTTTACTGAGCATCGCATTCTGTTGAATGGACATAAGACTGTGATCTTTAACTGA
- a CDS encoding fatty acid--CoA ligase, giving the protein MPQAIHQTPSAYGYPLLIKQLLHSALATASGQEIIYGQRRLSYAGFYERVQRLANALKEMGLQPGNTVAVMDWDSNRYLECFFAVPMMGCVLQTVNVRLSPEQIAYTLNHAQADVLLVNSDFLPLLKQIRGELTTLTRCVWLTDDATPCPRGPGFAGEYEELLAQAEPACDFPDFDENARATTFYTTGTTGLPKGVYFSHRQLVLHTLATTAGLALAPQQGRFHRDDVYMPLTPMFHVHAWGLPYVATMAGVKQVYPGRYVPDTICRLIREEKVTFSHCVPTILQMVLTSEQAREADLSGWKMIIGGSAMTGSLAKMARDRGIDVFTGYGMSETCPVLTLAQVPTEELGGEREAAIRVKTGRPLPLVDLRTVDGEMQDCPRDGSTTGEVVVRAPWLTQGYLHQAEASEELWRGGWLHTQDIGHLDAEGYLQVTDRIKDVIKTGGEWVSSLQIEDIIARHPAVAETAVIGIQDGKWGERPVALVVLKKDAAAVSEDDIREHVRAAAEAGAISRYGVPDRVRFVAELARTSVGKLNKRVMREQYPSS; this is encoded by the coding sequence ATGCCCCAAGCCATCCACCAGACCCCGTCCGCCTATGGCTATCCGCTGCTGATCAAGCAATTGCTGCACAGCGCCCTGGCCACCGCCTCCGGACAGGAAATCATTTACGGCCAGCGCCGCCTGAGCTATGCCGGCTTCTACGAGCGCGTGCAGCGTCTGGCCAATGCGCTCAAGGAAATGGGTCTGCAGCCGGGCAACACGGTGGCTGTGATGGATTGGGACAGCAACCGTTACCTCGAATGCTTCTTTGCCGTGCCGATGATGGGATGCGTGCTGCAGACGGTCAACGTGCGTCTTTCTCCCGAGCAGATCGCCTATACCCTCAATCATGCGCAGGCCGACGTCTTGCTGGTCAATTCCGACTTCCTGCCGTTGTTGAAGCAGATCCGCGGCGAGCTGACCACGCTCACGCGCTGTGTCTGGCTCACCGACGACGCCACGCCCTGCCCGCGCGGTCCTGGCTTTGCTGGCGAGTATGAGGAACTGCTGGCCCAGGCCGAGCCAGCCTGCGACTTCCCCGACTTCGACGAGAACGCCCGCGCCACCACCTTCTACACCACCGGCACCACGGGCCTGCCCAAGGGGGTGTACTTCAGCCACCGTCAACTGGTGCTGCACACCCTGGCCACCACCGCCGGCCTGGCGCTGGCGCCGCAGCAGGGGCGCTTCCATCGCGACGACGTGTACATGCCATTGACGCCCATGTTCCACGTCCACGCCTGGGGGTTGCCGTATGTGGCCACCATGGCCGGGGTCAAGCAGGTCTATCCGGGCCGCTATGTCCCGGACACGATCTGCAGGCTGATCCGCGAGGAGAAGGTCACCTTCTCGCATTGCGTGCCGACCATCCTGCAGATGGTGCTGACCTCCGAACAGGCGCGCGAGGCGGACCTGTCGGGCTGGAAGATGATCATCGGCGGCTCGGCGATGACGGGCAGCCTGGCGAAGATGGCGCGTGATCGCGGCATTGATGTCTTCACCGGCTATGGCATGTCGGAGACCTGCCCGGTGCTGACGCTGGCGCAGGTGCCAACCGAGGAGCTGGGCGGGGAGCGCGAAGCGGCGATCCGGGTGAAGACGGGACGGCCCTTGCCGCTGGTGGACTTGCGTACGGTCGATGGCGAGATGCAGGATTGTCCGCGCGACGGCAGCACGACCGGTGAGGTGGTGGTGCGGGCGCCTTGGCTCACGCAGGGCTACCTGCATCAGGCTGAGGCTTCTGAAGAGCTATGGCGGGGAGGATGGCTGCATACGCAGGATATCGGGCATCTGGATGCCGAAGGCTATCTGCAGGTGACCGATCGCATCAAGGATGTAATCAAGACTGGTGGCGAATGGGTCTCTTCGTTGCAGATCGAGGACATCATTGCGCGCCATCCTGCGGTGGCGGAAACGGCGGTCATCGGGATACAGGATGGCAAGTGGGGCGAGCGGCCTGTGGCGCTGGTGGTGCTCAAGAAAGATGCTGCTGCGGTCAGCGAGGACGATATCCGGGAACATGTTCGGGCGGCTGCTGAGGCGGGGGCTATTTCGCGTTATGGGGTGCCGGATCGGGTGCGGTTTGTGGCTGAGTTGGCGCGGACCAGTGTGGGTAAGCTTAACAAGCGGGTGATGCGGGAGCAGTATCCTTCTTCCTGA